In Plasmodium gaboni strain SY75 chromosome 11, whole genome shotgun sequence, the following proteins share a genomic window:
- a CDS encoding hypothetical protein (conserved Plasmodium protein, unknown function) — translation MVSTTSHLNQITCPSQVNKIKDARKKKKKKNENSVEIKSTNLKYTNETKRKKLQNKINEKDRNGGNKTLNNKINEKRFINNDIYKSILNYKKDYMSRGQKKKYSYKTSLSEGKKKKNINTTKSVNSHQIKNENYKIQENKCILKKLNGEIKELNFNNIHEILPNYIPYQQSIQDKYDIFKNKTTCSYSYTSTQTIDKRKCSKLGFIQKCTKVFKMKKDENKMHTCTNVCQKIKLPINNNLNDIQALDGEEELCAFEKSLTKKEAVQRKNLLLCQSSYIKHNKNANIQNINSVKENVSPIVLKHSRNMILSKKKNLKFKHMSNIPIVEDTQKKQNIYPTNNHIDSTTIKNTDKKNKIYDDKKEKSIFQQNVNNKQSNNFLEISSFDEKNSNIKLEQHNHKNKCNIKDTCVKKKMNYKVIYQSDDFVSLYKSDEDKYKMPPNECIDTSSLLCKPGYVGKYLYESNSSISCSPNNDKNKNAINNNNNFKKLSETKNIIQNSASHDYIEKNNINIYKYDDILYYMKKAIYNSPTYNIDIQYMSILNELLQVEKLKI, via the exons ATGGTTAGCACAACTAGCCATTTAAATCAAATTACCTGTCCCAGTCAGgtaaataaaataaaagatgcaagaaaaaaaaaaaaaaaaaaaaatgaaaattcggtagaaattaaaagtacaaatttgaaatatacaaatgagaccaaaaggaaaaaactacaaaacaaaattaatgaaaaagataGAAATGGTGGGAACAAAACGTTAAACAATAAGATAAATGAAAAACgttttattaataatgatatatataaatctatattgaattataaaaaggatTATATGTCTAGAGgacaaaagaaaaaatatagttATAAAACAAGTTTATCAGAAgggaagaaaaaaaaaaatattaacacAACTAAAAGTGTCAATTCACATCAGATAAAgaatgaaaattataaaattcaAGAAAACAAatgtatattaaaaaaactAAATGGGGAAATCAAAgaattaaattttaataatatacacGAGATACTTCCTAATTATATACCATATCAACAAAGTATTCAAGATAAGTATgatattttcaaaaataaaaccACTTGTTCTTATTCATATACCAGCACACAAACAATtgataaaagaaaatgttCAAAATTGGGTTTCATACAAAAATGTACAAAAGTATTCAAAATGAAGaaagatgaaaataa aaTGCATACTTGCACGAATGTTTgtcaaaaaataaaacttcctattaataataatttaaatgatatacaag CACTTGATGGTGAAGAAGAATTATGTGCTTTTGAAAAGAGTCTAACAAAAAAGGAAGCCGTTCAG AGAAAAAACCTTTTATTATGTCAatcatcatatattaagcataataaaaatgccaatattcaaaatatcAATTCAGTTAAAGAAAATGTATCACCCATAGTTTTAAAACATTCAAGAAATATGATCTTAAGCAAAAAGAAAA atttaaaatttaaacACATGTCAAACATACCAATAGTAGAAGACacacaaaaaaaacaaaacatATATCCAACAAATAATCATATTGATAGCACAACTATAAAAAATACCgataagaaaaataagatatatgatgataaaaaagagaaaaGTATATTTCAACAAAATGTGAACAACAAACAATCGAATAATTTCTTAGAAATATCTTCAtttgatgaaaaaaattcaaaCATTAAATTAGAACAG CATAACCATAAAAATAAgtgtaatataaaagatacatgcgtaaaaaaaaaaatgaactATAAAGTGATATACCAAAGTGATGACTTTGTTagtttatataaaagtgATGAAGACAAATATAAGATGCCCCCAAATGAATGTATAGACACATCTAGTTTATTATGTAAACCTGGATATGTTGGGAagtatttatatgaatCTAATTCTTCCATCAGCTGTTCTCcaaataatgataaaaataagaatgctattaataataataataatttcaaaaaattaagcgaaacaaaaaatataattcaaaaTTCTGCATCACATGACTAcattgaaaaaaataatattaatatatataagtatgatgatattctttattatatgaaaaaagCTATATACAACTCTCCAACATACAATATAGATATACAATATATGAGTATTCTTAATGAACTACTACAAGTTgaaaaattgaaaatataa
- a CDS encoding putative coatomer subunit gamma — MLKSMSIKNKLQKNLLKEFKNDDEKNFVNPHEGDKASILQETRVFSSYPLNTQKCLQILTKILYLINKGDDILTSQECTDIFFSITKLFQSNNERLRRMIYLLIKNLPVNEKEIFIVTSSLTKDMNSANDCYRANAIRVLSKIIDYSLATQIERYLKTAVVDRNPFVSSSALLCGLNLYNNTSSDIVKKWINEVSECINSKHPMIQFHALTLLCSIKNQDKLALEKIINSYTKNSHTLSSSLANCLLIKYASYLIYSTEVDNDINQNRNVYNYNITSYKDTYNQHNINNNNKSNININNNNNNNNKNNNIINALAGSGATMNHHLHHHHNNNTGNDFCANKNKYIHPTTKVCFDYLKNCLKNNKDAIILFECIKCIFQLAIYDQEGKNTTTVFNVDILNDCVKVCQLFLLSSKIVDKFSIIRQLNKLAHHRPYVVSKLNQDIENLLYDNNKSICVLAFTTLLKTGNETSIDKLLNQINNYMTADNTTFKIKIIEEVKNLCFIYPNKCNIILNFLSNNLRDDESYQFKASTIDSIILIITQLPNAEETAILQLCEFIEDCEYHTLLLKVIRFLLMHIPKTKNPSKYIRYIYNRLLLENSTIRVDGMYALFYIALKCAENSKDILVLLNCLLADNDDEVRDRTNFFYYMLKEKIKQLDNTNKEISNEYEKNTQQQNNTSSTNNNNNNNNNSNSNNNDNSDNNLIDHLLQNEQQNNIDHLLYFISNHIEKDPKEEFLYEHIKDQIMLSNDLNNKDNIASPFMKKNKTSYHEIPNLSNTNSLSNINKYLEVTPDAIYLNNMAKYIEIYNLSNIHIINKSIPLTESEAEYTVVVKKYIYDEHLVLEFTIQNTLSEQILSNLNIQIHSSENKWTILEKTTIDHLYYNTPQQLYVILKKNIPFDKTNTNNHNNNDNINNDNINNNNINVDPFDVNQNFQLSLHFLVKENEHDEGFPDSYSINPISIQIVDFINPKILRHGEFKHMWDNMDNFNTEVLSKFSLNFETIQQAVVGLLNTLNMTACDQTDYVENNSNNHNMLLSAQFLNDTYILCKASLILSQQYGCLLKIICRSTNKLLSEHILKSLE; from the coding sequence ATGCTAAAATCGATGAGTATTAAAAACAAACTACAGAAAAATTTGTTGAAGGAATTcaaaaatgatgatgagAAAAATTTTGTGAATCCACATGAAGGAGATAAAGCAAGCATATTACAAGAGACAAGAGTGTTTTCTAGTTATCCTTTGAATACACAAAAGTGTTTACAAATATTgacaaaaatattatatttaataaataaaggagatgatatattaacaaGTCAAGAATGTActgatatattttttagtATTACTAAATTATTTCAATCAAATAATGAGAGATTAAGAAgaatgatatatttattaataaaaaatttacctgtaaatgaaaaagaaatatttatagtAACAAGTTCATTAACTAAAGATATGAATTCAGCTAATGACTGTTATAGAGCTAATGCTATAAGAGTATTAAGTAAAATTATTGACTATTCCTTAGCAACACAAATAGAAAGATATTTAAAAACAGCTGTAGTTGATAGAAACCCATTCGTGTCTTCATCAGCATTATTATGTGgattaaatttatataataatacttCTTCTGATATTGTTAAAAAATGGATTAATGAAGTTAGTGAATGTATAAATAGTAAACATCCTATGATTCAATTTCATGCTCTTACATTATTATGTTCAATTAAAAATCAAGATAAATTAGCACTcgaaaaaattattaattcatataCTAAAAATTCACACACATTATCAAGCTCATTAGCTAATTgtcttttaataaaatatgcttcctatttaatatattccACAGAGGTTGATAATGACATCAATCAAAATAGAAatgtttataattataatattacatcATATAAGGATACATATAATcaacataatataaacaataataacaaaagtaatattaatattaataataataataataataataataaaaataataatattataaatgcTCTTGCTGGTAGTGGTGCTACTATGAATCATCATCTAcatcatcatcataataataatactgGTAATGATTTTTGTGctaataaaaataaatatatacatcCTACTACCAAAGTTTGCTTTGATTATCTTAAAAATTGccttaaaaataataaagatgCTATCATCCTATTTGAATGCATTAAATGTATATTCCAACTAGCCATTTATGATCaagaaggaaaaaataCTACTACCGTATTTAATGTAGATATCTTAAATGATTGTGTAAAAGTATGTCAACTCTTTCTATTATCATCAAAAATTGTTGATAAATTTTCTATCATTAGACAATTAAATAAACTAGCTCATCATAGACCATATGTTGTATCTAAACTAAATCAAGATATTGAAAATCTTctatatgataataataaaagtatatGTGTATTAGCCTTTACAACGCTACTAAAAACAGGAAATGAAACTAGTATagataaattattaaatcaaattaataattatatgacAGCTGATAATACAACATtcaaaattaaaattattgaAGAAGTCAAAAATCTTTGCTTTATATATCcaaataaatgtaatatcatacttaattttttatcaaataatttaaGAGATGATGAATCATATCAATTTAAAGCTAGTACAATCGATTCTATTATTCTAATTATAACACAATTACCAAATGCAGAAGAAACAGCCATATTGCAATTATGTGAATTTATAGAAGATTGTGAATATcatacattattattaaaagtTATCAGATTCTTATTAATGCATATACCTAAAACAAAAAACCCATCcaaatatattagatatatatataatcgTCTTCTATTAGAAAATTCAACAATAAGAGTGGATGGAATGTATgctttattttatatagCTTTAAAATGTGCAGAAAACTCAAAAGATATTTTGGTTTTATTAAATTGTCTCCTAGCagataatgatgatgaagTTAGAGACAGAAccaattttttttattacatgttaaaggaaaaaattaaacaaCTCGATAATACTAACAAAGAAATATCAAatgaatatgaaaaaaatacacaACAGCAAAATAATACTAGTAGTActaacaataataataataataataataatagtaatagtaataataatgacaATAGTGATAACAATCTAATTGATCATCTCCTACAAAATGAACAACAAAACAATATTGATCATctcttatattttatatccAATCATATTGAAAAAGATCCAAAGGAAGAATTCttatatgaacatattAAAGATCAAATTATGTTATCTAATGATCTAAATAATAAGGATAATATTGCTTCTCcttttatgaaaaaaaataaaacttCATATCATGAAATACCTAATCTAAGTAATACAAATTCTTTATctaatattaataaatatctAGAAGTAACACCAGATgcaatatatttaaataatatggccaaatatattgaaatctataatttatctaatattcatattataaataaatcaatACCTCTAACAGAAAGTGAAGCTGAATATACTGTCgttgtaaaaaaatatatatatgatgaacATCTTGTTTTAGAATTTACTATACAAAATACATTAAGTGAACAAATCTTATCTAATctaaatatacaaatacATTCATCAGAAAATAAATGGACCATCTTAGAAAAAACAACTATTgatcatttatattacaataCACCTCAACAATTATATGtcattttaaaaaaaaacatacCCTTTGATAAAACAAATACAAACAATCACAACAAcaatgataatattaataatgataatattaataataataatattaatgtCGACCCTTTTGATGTCAATCAAAACTTCCAATTATCATTACATTTCCTAgttaaagaaaatgaacATGATGAAGGATTCCCTGACTCTTATTCTATTAACCCAATTAGTATACAAATCGTAGATTTTATCAATCCTAAAATTTTAAGACATGGTGAATTTAAACATATGTGGGATAATATGGACAACTTCAATACAGAGGTTCTCAGTAAATTCAGTCTAAACTTTGAAACCATACAACAAGCTGTTGTAGGTTTGTTAAATACATTAAATATGACTGCATGTGATCAAACAGATTATGTAGAAAATAACTCTAATAACCATAATATGCTATTATCAGCACAATTTTTAAACGacacatatattttatgtaaaGCTTCATTAATTTTATCACAACAATATGGATGTTTATTAAAAATCATATGTAGATCTACCAATAAACTTTTATCAGAGCATATTTTAAAATCGTTAgaatga